A region from the Vicia villosa cultivar HV-30 ecotype Madison, WI linkage group LG3, Vvil1.0, whole genome shotgun sequence genome encodes:
- the LOC131661953 gene encoding phosphoinositide phospholipase C 2-like isoform X2, whose protein sequence is MTSKPKKQTYSVCFCCRRRFKLGVSEAPPQIKELYDNYSDENAIMTASHLQRFLVEVQGDKNFTENEAQSIIDGHKHLSIFHRRGLNLESFFKFLFSDNNPPLLPSRGVHQDMSLPLSHYYIHTGHNSYLTGNQLSSDCSDAPIILALQRGVRVIELDIWPNGSKDDIEVLHGRTLTTPVALIKCLRSIKEHAFVASEYPVVITLEDHLTPDLQAKVAQMVTQTFGDILFCPSSESLKEFPSPDSLKKRIIISTKPPKEYLEAKEGQEKEESVKGKSLGDEEAWGKEVPSLRGGTISDYKNSGGDDEDDLNEEEDSDEEEKPRQNVSDEYRRLIAIHAGKPKGGLVEGLKVDPDKVRRLSLSESQLEKAAETYGKEIVRFTQRNILRVYPKGTRITSSNYNPLIGWMHGAQMVAFNMQGYGRSLWLMQGMFKANGGCGFVKKPDFLLKTGPNNEVFDPKASLPLKTTLKVTVYMGEGWYYDFKHTHFDQFSPPDFYTRVGIAGVPFDTIMKKTKTKEDSWLPSWNEVFEFPLSVPELALLRIEVHEYDMSEKDDFGGQTCLPVWELRSGIRAVPLHSRKGVKYNNVKLLMRFEFI, encoded by the exons ATGACTTCCAAACCAAAAAAACAAACTTACAGCGTCTGTTTTTGCTGCCGGCGCCGATTCAAACTCGGCGTATCAGAAGCACCGCCGCAGATAAAGGAACTCTATGACAATTACTCCGATGAGAACGCCATCATGACCGCATCTCATCTTCAAAGGTTCCTCGTCGAGGTGCAGGGAGATAAGAACTTCACAGAGAATGAAGCACAATCCATCATCGACGGTCATAAGCATTTGAGTATCTTCCATCGAAGAGGTCTCAATCTCGAAAGCTTCTTCAAGTTTCTCTTCAGTGATAATAACCCTCCCCTCTTACCTTCTCGCGGG GTGCATCAAGATATGAGTTTACCGTTGTCTCATTATTACATACACACTGGTCATAATTCCTATCTTACTGGAAATCAGCTTAGTAGTGATTGCAGTGATGCTCCTATCATCCTTGCGCTTCAGAGAGGGGTTAGGGTTATTGAGTTGGATATATGGCCTAATGGATCTAAGGATGATATTGAAGTTCTTCATGGAAG GACATTGACTACTCCTGTCGCGCTTATCAAATGTTTGAGGTCTATTAAGGAGCATGCGTTCGTGGCGTCGGAGTATCCGGTTGTGATAACATTAGAAGACCATCTTACTCCTGATCTTCAGGCCAAAGTGGCTCAG ATGGTTACTCAAACATTTGGAGACATACTATTTTGTCCGAGCTCGGAAAGCTTGAAGGAATTTCCTTCGCCCGACTCGCTCAAAAAGAGGATTATCATATCAACAAAACCACCTAAAGAGTACCTTGAGGCAAAAGAAGGCCAGGAAAAAGAGGAATCAGTTAAGGGAAAGTCTTTAGGTGATGAAGAAGCTTGGGGCAAAGAAGTCCCTAGTTTGAGAGGCGGTACCATATCTGATTACAAG AACAGTGGCGGCGACGATGAAGATGATCTTAATGAGGAGGAAGAttctgatgaagaagaaaagccaCGTCAAAATGTTTCAGATGAATATAGACGTTTAATTGCTATTCATGCTGGGAAACCTAAAGGTGGACTAGTGGAAGGTCTCAaagtggatcctgataaagtGAGACGTCTAAGTTTAAGTGAGTCACAGCTTGAAAAGGCAGCTGAAACATATGGAAAAGAAATTGTCAG GTTTACTCAGAGGAATATACTGAGAGTGTATCCGAAAGGTACTCGCATTACCTCTTCAAATTATAATCCATTAATTGGGTGGATGCACGGAGCTCAGATGGTTGCATTTAACATGCAG GGGTATGGAAGATCTCTTTGGTTGATGCAAGGAATGTTCAAAGCCAATGGAGGCTGTGGTTTTGTTAAAAAACCAGATTTTCTATTAAAAACTGGTCCCAATAATGAGGTTTTTGATCCTAAAGCTTCTTTGCCATTGAAAACTACTTTGAAG GTGACTGTATATATGGGGGAAGGATGGTATTATGATTTCAAGCATACACACTTTGATCAATTCTCACCTCCAGACTTCTATACAAGG GTGGGGATTGCTGGAGTCCCTTTTGACACTATTatgaaaaaaactaaaacaaaagagGATAGTTGGTTGCCTTCTTGGAATGAGGTATTCGAGTTCCCGCTTTCAGTTCCGGAGTTGGCGCTGCTTCGTATAGAAGTTCATGAGTATGACATGTCTGAGAAGGATGACTTTGGTGGGCAAACATGTTTACCTGTGTGGGAACTAAGAAGTGGAATTCGAGCGGTTCCATTACATTCCCGCAAAGGAGTTAAATACAACAATGTAAAGCTTCTCATGCGCTTTGAGTTCATCTGA
- the LOC131661953 gene encoding phosphoinositide phospholipase C 2-like isoform X1, with protein sequence MTSKPKKQTYSVCFCCRRRFKLGVSEAPPQIKELYDNYSDENAIMTASHLQRFLVEVQGDKNFTENEAQSIIDGHKHLSIFHRRGLNLESFFKFLFSDNNPPLLPSRGVHQDMSLPLSHYYIHTGHNSYLTGNQLSSDCSDAPIILALQRGVRVIELDIWPNGSKDDIEVLHGRTLTTPVALIKCLRSIKEHAFVASEYPVVITLEDHLTPDLQAKVAQMVTQTFGDILFCPSSESLKEFPSPDSLKKRIIISTKPPKEYLEAKEGQEKEESVKGKSLGDEEAWGKEVPSLRGGTISDYKQNSGGDDEDDLNEEEDSDEEEKPRQNVSDEYRRLIAIHAGKPKGGLVEGLKVDPDKVRRLSLSESQLEKAAETYGKEIVRFTQRNILRVYPKGTRITSSNYNPLIGWMHGAQMVAFNMQGYGRSLWLMQGMFKANGGCGFVKKPDFLLKTGPNNEVFDPKASLPLKTTLKVTVYMGEGWYYDFKHTHFDQFSPPDFYTRVGIAGVPFDTIMKKTKTKEDSWLPSWNEVFEFPLSVPELALLRIEVHEYDMSEKDDFGGQTCLPVWELRSGIRAVPLHSRKGVKYNNVKLLMRFEFI encoded by the exons ATGACTTCCAAACCAAAAAAACAAACTTACAGCGTCTGTTTTTGCTGCCGGCGCCGATTCAAACTCGGCGTATCAGAAGCACCGCCGCAGATAAAGGAACTCTATGACAATTACTCCGATGAGAACGCCATCATGACCGCATCTCATCTTCAAAGGTTCCTCGTCGAGGTGCAGGGAGATAAGAACTTCACAGAGAATGAAGCACAATCCATCATCGACGGTCATAAGCATTTGAGTATCTTCCATCGAAGAGGTCTCAATCTCGAAAGCTTCTTCAAGTTTCTCTTCAGTGATAATAACCCTCCCCTCTTACCTTCTCGCGGG GTGCATCAAGATATGAGTTTACCGTTGTCTCATTATTACATACACACTGGTCATAATTCCTATCTTACTGGAAATCAGCTTAGTAGTGATTGCAGTGATGCTCCTATCATCCTTGCGCTTCAGAGAGGGGTTAGGGTTATTGAGTTGGATATATGGCCTAATGGATCTAAGGATGATATTGAAGTTCTTCATGGAAG GACATTGACTACTCCTGTCGCGCTTATCAAATGTTTGAGGTCTATTAAGGAGCATGCGTTCGTGGCGTCGGAGTATCCGGTTGTGATAACATTAGAAGACCATCTTACTCCTGATCTTCAGGCCAAAGTGGCTCAG ATGGTTACTCAAACATTTGGAGACATACTATTTTGTCCGAGCTCGGAAAGCTTGAAGGAATTTCCTTCGCCCGACTCGCTCAAAAAGAGGATTATCATATCAACAAAACCACCTAAAGAGTACCTTGAGGCAAAAGAAGGCCAGGAAAAAGAGGAATCAGTTAAGGGAAAGTCTTTAGGTGATGAAGAAGCTTGGGGCAAAGAAGTCCCTAGTTTGAGAGGCGGTACCATATCTGATTACAAG CAGAACAGTGGCGGCGACGATGAAGATGATCTTAATGAGGAGGAAGAttctgatgaagaagaaaagccaCGTCAAAATGTTTCAGATGAATATAGACGTTTAATTGCTATTCATGCTGGGAAACCTAAAGGTGGACTAGTGGAAGGTCTCAaagtggatcctgataaagtGAGACGTCTAAGTTTAAGTGAGTCACAGCTTGAAAAGGCAGCTGAAACATATGGAAAAGAAATTGTCAG GTTTACTCAGAGGAATATACTGAGAGTGTATCCGAAAGGTACTCGCATTACCTCTTCAAATTATAATCCATTAATTGGGTGGATGCACGGAGCTCAGATGGTTGCATTTAACATGCAG GGGTATGGAAGATCTCTTTGGTTGATGCAAGGAATGTTCAAAGCCAATGGAGGCTGTGGTTTTGTTAAAAAACCAGATTTTCTATTAAAAACTGGTCCCAATAATGAGGTTTTTGATCCTAAAGCTTCTTTGCCATTGAAAACTACTTTGAAG GTGACTGTATATATGGGGGAAGGATGGTATTATGATTTCAAGCATACACACTTTGATCAATTCTCACCTCCAGACTTCTATACAAGG GTGGGGATTGCTGGAGTCCCTTTTGACACTATTatgaaaaaaactaaaacaaaagagGATAGTTGGTTGCCTTCTTGGAATGAGGTATTCGAGTTCCCGCTTTCAGTTCCGGAGTTGGCGCTGCTTCGTATAGAAGTTCATGAGTATGACATGTCTGAGAAGGATGACTTTGGTGGGCAAACATGTTTACCTGTGTGGGAACTAAGAAGTGGAATTCGAGCGGTTCCATTACATTCCCGCAAAGGAGTTAAATACAACAATGTAAAGCTTCTCATGCGCTTTGAGTTCATCTGA